Proteins found in one Balaenoptera acutorostrata chromosome 17, mBalAcu1.1, whole genome shotgun sequence genomic segment:
- the MAPK15 gene encoding LOW QUALITY PROTEIN: mitogen-activated protein kinase 15 (The sequence of the model RefSeq protein was modified relative to this genomic sequence to represent the inferred CDS: inserted 2 bases in 2 codons), giving the protein MCAAEMDRHVAQRYLLKQRLGSGAYGIVWKAVGQRSGEVVAIKKIFDAFKDKTDAQRTFREIMLLQEFGDHPNIVHLLDVIRAENDRDIYLLFESMDTDRNAVICKGTLLKDTHKRYIFYQLLRATKFIHSGRVIHQDQKPSNVLLDASCLVKLCDFGLAHSLSGLPEGPEGHALMEYVATRWYRALEVLLSSSWYTPGVDMWSLGCILGEMLAGRPLFPGASTLHQLELILEAIPPPSEEDFLALGSGSGSSAVQRLGSRPGQTLDTFLPPDTPAEALDLRKRLLVFAPDKRLSAAQARQHPYVQRFHCPARECALEADVRPPVYEGAQVSATEYRSRLYQMILERRGNGRVPRETGLGGVPPPPAAPRKPRAAAKLPSGSPARKPGRQPRSNPGHGPAHDVPGGAKDPPRQSSAPLHQPPPPGGLGRGKGPRWATAGLPSASCWVKPSGRGAAPSLPSQAAAQVAVQALIRSDRXPGRGGNAAGARPVPTWPPWEARPGRRMFSASASQGXQGGARAALGGYSQAYGTVCHSALGCLPLLPGPRA; this is encoded by the exons ATGTGCGCCGCCGAGATGGACCGTCACGTTGCTCAGCGATACCTGCTCAAGCAGCGGCTCGGGAGCGGG gcctACGGCATCGTGTGGAAGGCGGTGGGTCAGAGGAGTGGCGAGGTTGTAGCCATCAAGAAAATCTTTGATGCCTTCAAGGATAAGACGGATGCCCAA AGGACGTTCCGGGAAATCATGCTGCTCCAG GAATTTGGGGACCATCCCAACATCGTCCACCTCCTGGATGTGATCCGGGCAGAGAATGATAGGGACATTTACCTGCTGTTTGAGTCTATGG ACACCGACCGGAATGCCGTCATCTGCAAGGGCACATTGCTAAAGGACACCCACAAGCGCTACATCTTCTACCAGCTCCTGCGGGCCACcaagttcattcattcaggacGAGTTATCCACCAGGACCAGAAG CCATCCAACGTTCTCCTGGACGCCAGCTGTTTGGTgaagctctgtgactttggcctCGCCCACTCCCTCAGCGGCCTCCCTGAGGGGCCCGAGGGCCATGCCCTGATGGAGTACGTGGCCACGCGATGGTACCGGGCTCTGGAGGTGTTGCTGTCCTCGAGCTG gtaCACCCCCGGGGTGGACATGTGGAGTCTGGGCTGCATCCTGGGGGAGATGCTAGCAGGGCGGCCCCTGTTCCCCGGCGCCTCCACGCTCCACCAGCTGGAGCTGATTCTGGAGGCCATCCCACCACCCTCTGAGGAGG ACTTCCTGGCTCTCGGCTCTGGCTCCGGCTCCTCGGCTGTGCAGCGCCTGGGGTCCCG GCCGGGGCAGACACTGGACACCTTCCTGCCCCCCGACACCCCCGCAGAGGCCCTGGACCTCCGCAAGCGACTCCTGGTGTTTGCCCCCGACAAGCGGCTCAGCGCGGCCCAGGCCCGGCAGCACCCCTACGTGCAGAG GTTCCACTGCCCGGCCCGGGAGTGCGCCCTGGAGGCGGACGTGCGGCCCCCGGTGTACGAAGGAGCCCAGGTCTCGGCCACCGAGTATCGCAGCCGCCTCTATCAG ATGATCCTGGAGCGCAGGGGTAACGGCCGCGTCCCGAGGGAGACGGGCCTGGGCGGCGTCCCCCCGCCCCCGGCGGCCCCTCGCAAACCCAGAGCCGCGGCCAAGCTGCCCTCGGGCTCGCCTGCGCGGAAGCCCGGACGCCAGCCTCGAAGTAACCCCGGTCACGGCCCCGCGCACG ATGTCCCCGGCGGAGCCAAGGACCCTCCCAGGCAGAGCTCGGCCCCCCTGCACCAGCCTCCGCCCCCAGGAGGTCTTGGGAGAGGGAAAGGGCCCCGCTGGGCGACGGCAGGGCTCCCCTCGGCATCCTGCTGG GTGAAGCCCAGCGGGAGGGGGGCGGCGCCCTCCTTGCCCTCGCAGGCCGCCGCCCAGGTGGCCGTCCAGGCCTTGATCCGGAGTGACC AACCGGGCCGTGGTGGCAACGCGGCCGGCGCGCGACCG GTTCCTACCTGGCCTCCCTGGGAGGCCCGGCCCGGCCGGAGGATGTTCAGCGCCTCGGCCTCGCAGG GCCAGGGGGGCGCGCGGGCCGCGCTCGGGGGCTACTCCCAAGCCTACGGGACCGTCTGCCACTCGGCGCTGGGCTGCCTGCCTCTGCTCCCTGGACCCCGCGCCTGA
- the CCDC166 gene encoding coiled-coil domain-containing protein 166 yields the protein MVPKRKRGPSAGRRSGAAGEGTEPPLSESAQSLQRKYKLLSEQLDACEERVDQALQENAFLECEAQRLREESRLYASYVSTRAQRCANAIVRLEEQNRADLTQIHLQRAELASLYRGREEGVRAQLLEMEARAAQVARQVQELQPYKELQLEQLARIRALERELLRMRVEHMQLLHREKRRFLEDKAAFEREARQRVQSLARRAEREAARALIAHTQAIRGDNGRLRQELLRLLRRAQVLHETRRQLLEQREQLRREHEDMRDLARVHSWLRRGPEGPPLWQPPLASSHPESFASTTIQSRATSRVASVSASRNPSQVSWHAASWAPSLLSKLAVPWVPSLVPSRVGSRVLSLAPSKAGSRVPCQDPSRGSSRVPSLTLSRPGSRVPSLTPSRLDSWAPSRSSLCAASQNTTLSGKSVPGSGSSRLPVEGDRECDAAGEGALGRS from the exons ATGGTGCCCAAGAGGAAGCGCGGGCCGAGCGCCGGGCGCCGGTCTGGCGCGGCGGGAGAGGGCACCGAGCCGCCGCTGTCGGAGAGCGCTCAGTCCTTGCAGCGAAAATACAAACTGCTCTCGGAGCAGCTGGACGCCTGCGAGGAGCGCGTCGACCAGGCGCTGCAGGAGAACGCCTTCCTGGAGTGCGAGGCGCAGCGCCTGCGCGAGGAGAGCCGGCTCTACGCCAGCTACGTGAGCACGCGCGCGCAGCGCTGCGCCAACGCCATCGTCCGGCTGGAGGAGCAGAACCGCGCGGACCTGACGCAGATCCACCTGCAGCGCGCAGAGCTGGCGTCGCTCTACCGCGGGCGTGAGGAGGGGGTGCGCGCGCAGCTGCTGGAGATGGAGGCGCGCGCGGCGCAGGTGGCGCGACAGGTGCAGGAGCTGCAGCCCTACAAG GAGCTGCAGCTGGAGCAGCTGGCCCGGATCCGGGCGCTGGAGCGCGAGCTGCTGCGTATGCGCGTGGAGCACATGCAGCTGCTCCACCGCGAGAAGCGGCGTTTCCTGGAGGACAAAGCAGCCTTCGAGCGCGAGGCGCGCCAGCGCGTGCAGTCCCTCGCGCGGCGCGCGGAGCGGGAGGCGGCGCGCGCGCTCATCGCGCACACACAGGCCATCAGAGGGGACAATGGGCGCCTGCGGCAGGAGCTGCTGCGGCTGCTCCGCCGGGCCCAGGTGCTGCACGAAACGCGGCGCCAGTTGCTGGAGCAGCGTGAGCAGCTGCGGCGCGAGCACGAGGACATGCGGGACCTGGCGCGCGTGCACAGCTGGCTGCGCCGGGGCCCCGAGGGCCCGCCGCTTTGGCAACCGCCGCTGGCCTCCTCGCACCCCGAGTCCTTCGCCTCCACCACGATCCAGTCGCGCGCGACCTCCCGGGTCGCATCAGTCTCGGCCTCCCGGAACCCGTCTCAGGTCTCGTGGCACGCGGCCTCTTGGGCCCCATCGTTGCTGTCGAAGCTCGCGGTTCCCTGGGTCCCGTCATTGGTCCCATCGCGTGTTGGCTCCAGGGTCCTGTCGCTGGCCCCTTCGAAGGCGGGATCACGGGTCCCATGCCAGGACCCATCGCGCGGGAGCTCCAGGGTCCCGTCCTTGACCCTCTCGCGCCCAGGCTCCCGAGTCCCGTCCCTGACCCCGTCACGCCTGGATTCCTGGGCCCCTTCTCGGTCCTCATTGTGTGCCGCCTCACAGAACACCACCCTCTCTGGGAAGTCCGTCCCCGGGTCGGGCTCTTCCCGTCTCCCAGTCGAAGGAGACCGTGAATGTGACGCTGCAGGCGAAGGCGCCTTGGGGAGATCCTGA